A single window of Nocardia sp. NBC_01327 DNA harbors:
- a CDS encoding MFS transporter, which translates to MAGTRSLGRQFELLWGAYAVSTLGTWFAFDAFSLIAIIVLHTGPTEVSVLAAAGLAVGAVVAIPLGPWVEFRRKRPVMIAMDLVRFAAVLSIPVAFALGWLTYAQLLVVAIAVAASDIAFKAASGAFLKSLVPQEDLLIASSRFEATAWTVTMLAPPLGGLAIGVFGPMTTVLTNGVSFVLSALGIRAIGGSEAHPSGGAAPRLRLTDLAEGWRYILAHPTLRPLFFNSILVGGLIMATAPLMAVLMLGQLGFTPFQYGLAFGAPCLGGLLGARLARRFVTRFGQRRVLLVGGTLRACWSVGLAFVHSGTTGLVLVMAIQFGLVACMGVFNPVYVAYRMEQTESDRMARTLAAWSITSSATIAALTALCGVLSAVIGPRETVLLAGVLMLATPLLLPRRMPVATPAIEQPVPQN; encoded by the coding sequence ATGGCGGGGACACGGTCGCTGGGGCGGCAGTTCGAATTGCTGTGGGGTGCTTATGCGGTCAGCACGCTGGGGACCTGGTTCGCCTTCGACGCGTTCTCGTTGATCGCGATCATCGTGCTGCATACCGGGCCGACCGAGGTGTCGGTGCTGGCGGCCGCCGGGCTGGCGGTGGGTGCGGTGGTGGCGATACCGCTGGGGCCGTGGGTGGAGTTCCGGCGAAAGCGGCCGGTGATGATCGCCATGGATCTGGTGCGGTTCGCGGCGGTGCTGAGCATTCCGGTGGCCTTCGCGCTCGGCTGGTTGACCTACGCGCAGTTGCTGGTGGTGGCGATTGCGGTCGCGGCGTCCGATATCGCCTTCAAGGCGGCTTCCGGCGCATTTCTGAAATCGCTGGTGCCGCAGGAGGATCTGCTCATTGCCAGCAGCCGGTTCGAGGCGACGGCGTGGACCGTCACCATGCTGGCGCCGCCACTGGGCGGACTGGCGATCGGCGTGTTCGGGCCGATGACGACCGTGCTGACCAATGGGGTCAGTTTTGTGTTGTCCGCCTTGGGCATTCGCGCGATCGGCGGTTCCGAGGCGCATCCGTCCGGTGGCGCCGCGCCGCGGCTGCGCCTCACCGATCTGGCCGAGGGCTGGCGCTACATCCTGGCTCATCCCACCCTGCGGCCGCTCTTCTTCAATTCGATTCTGGTCGGCGGCCTGATCATGGCGACCGCACCGCTCATGGCCGTGCTCATGCTCGGGCAGCTCGGCTTCACGCCGTTCCAATACGGACTCGCCTTCGGCGCACCCTGCCTCGGCGGTCTGCTCGGCGCGCGGCTCGCGCGGCGGTTCGTCACCCGTTTCGGGCAGCGCCGGGTGCTGCTGGTCGGCGGCACCCTGCGTGCGTGCTGGTCCGTCGGATTGGCCTTTGTCCATTCCGGCACAACAGGACTCGTCCTCGTCATGGCGATCCAGTTCGGCCTGGTCGCCTGCATGGGCGTGTTCAATCCGGTGTACGTGGCCTACCGCATGGAACAGACAGAGAGCGACAGGATGGCGCGCACCCTCGCGGCGTGGTCGATCACCAGCAGCGCGACCATTGCAGCGCTGACCGCCCTGTGCGGGGTGCTCTCGGCCGTCATCGGCCCGCGCGAGACCGTCCTGCTCGCCGGAGTGCTCATGCTGGCCACCCCGCTGCTACTGCCCCGCCGCATGCCCGTGGCGACACCTGCGATCGAGCAGCCTGTGCCGCAGAACTGA
- a CDS encoding acyl-CoA synthetase: MSLALPSAGTVFRKAGDTALSVNAMLRGGLFNPLRPDQAVRSAINVLKFGPFAGAVVHAANTNPKSSAIVDERGEMTFEQLDQQSSAFARGLAAQGLGPGDVIGVLARDHRGMVLSLVAAGKLGVRAVLMNTGFAKPQFTDVAAREKVKAVLHDSEFFDLMSAIPAEIPRILTWVDEKDDADPSIPTIESISAGQSTASLTPPEKPGGMVILTSGTTGTPKGAPRDKVSPFITAQFLDRIPLPRNSTVVMAAPIFHATGLSQFTLSIALGNRVVFQQRRFDPETTLANIVKYRAQGLTVVPTMLQRILDLPEETLAKYKPSETLRVIFAAGSAIPPDVVTRTLDYFGDSLYNVYGSTECAIMTVAIPSELRKAPTTAGKAPVGIRIALYDENRKRITAPNVTGTIFIENSHSFKQYTDGRTKEYVDGLMSSGDVGHFDTDGLLFIDGRDDDMIISGGENVFPQEVENLLSNRHDVLEAAVVGVEDRDFGKRLRAIVVPGPDSKRDVQEIKDYVKENLARYKVPREVIFLDELPRNATGKLLRKPLIEMAVPAE; this comes from the coding sequence ATGTCATTAGCCCTTCCGTCGGCAGGCACGGTTTTTCGCAAGGCTGGTGATACGGCGCTCAGCGTCAACGCCATGTTGCGAGGGGGACTTTTCAATCCGCTGCGACCCGATCAAGCGGTGCGCTCAGCGATCAATGTGCTGAAGTTCGGCCCGTTCGCGGGCGCGGTCGTGCATGCGGCCAATACCAATCCGAAGTCCTCCGCCATTGTCGATGAGCGCGGCGAGATGACCTTCGAGCAGCTGGATCAGCAGTCCTCCGCCTTCGCGCGCGGTCTCGCGGCGCAGGGCCTGGGCCCCGGCGATGTGATCGGCGTACTGGCCCGCGATCACCGCGGCATGGTGCTCTCCCTCGTGGCCGCCGGCAAGCTCGGCGTGCGCGCGGTGCTGATGAACACCGGTTTCGCCAAGCCGCAGTTCACCGATGTGGCCGCGCGCGAGAAGGTCAAGGCGGTGCTGCACGACAGCGAGTTCTTCGACCTCATGAGCGCCATTCCGGCCGAGATCCCGCGCATCCTCACCTGGGTGGACGAGAAGGACGATGCCGATCCGTCGATTCCGACCATCGAGTCGATCTCGGCCGGGCAGTCCACCGCATCCCTGACCCCGCCGGAGAAGCCGGGCGGCATGGTGATTCTGACCAGCGGTACCACCGGCACCCCGAAGGGCGCGCCCCGCGATAAGGTCAGCCCCTTCATCACCGCGCAGTTCCTGGATCGAATCCCGTTGCCGCGCAACAGCACCGTGGTCATGGCCGCGCCGATCTTCCACGCCACCGGCCTGTCCCAGTTCACGCTGTCGATCGCGCTGGGCAACCGAGTTGTGTTCCAGCAGCGCCGTTTCGATCCCGAGACCACCCTCGCGAACATTGTGAAGTACCGGGCGCAGGGTCTGACCGTGGTGCCCACCATGCTGCAGCGCATTCTCGATCTGCCGGAGGAGACGCTCGCCAAGTACAAGCCGTCCGAGACCCTGCGGGTGATCTTCGCCGCCGGTTCGGCCATTCCGCCGGACGTGGTGACCCGCACCCTCGACTACTTCGGTGACAGCCTCTACAACGTGTACGGCTCGACCGAGTGCGCGATCATGACCGTCGCCATCCCGTCGGAGCTGCGCAAGGCGCCGACCACCGCGGGCAAGGCCCCGGTCGGCATTCGCATCGCGCTCTACGACGAGAACCGCAAGCGCATTACCGCGCCGAACGTGACCGGCACGATCTTCATCGAGAACAGCCACTCGTTCAAGCAGTACACCGACGGCCGCACCAAGGAGTACGTGGACGGCCTGATGTCCAGTGGCGATGTCGGCCACTTCGACACCGACGGACTGCTGTTCATCGACGGCCGCGATGACGACATGATCATCTCCGGCGGTGAGAACGTCTTCCCGCAGGAGGTCGAGAACCTGCTCTCCAACCGGCACGATGTGCTGGAGGCCGCGGTGGTCGGCGTCGAGGACCGCGACTTCGGAAAACGCCTGCGCGCCATCGTCGTTCCGGGCCCGGACTCCAAGCGGGATGTGCAGGAGATCAAGGACTACGTGAAGGAGAACCTGGCGCGCTACAAGGTGCCGCGCGAGGTCATCTTCCTCGATGAGCTGCCGCGCAATGCCACGGGCAAGCTGCTGCGCAAGCCGCTCATCGAAATGGCTGTTCCCGCCGAGTAA
- a CDS encoding SDR family NAD(P)-dependent oxidoreductase, whose protein sequence is MSAENAPRRWLITGANSGFGAAFTQAVLDAGDEVIAAVRRPESMAEVVAAHPDRVQVVTLDVRDATAAERAVKEAGRIDVLVNNAGYGIVGAIEEVSESDLRDAMEVMFHGPLRLTQLVLPQLRERRAGAIVQVTSMGGFLSFPGVGMYSAAKGALELASEALAAEVAPLGIQVLIVEPGNFRTGFAKPAALRISTGLADYAETVGAVRDGLPASDQQQEGDPAKAAAAVIATVGQANPPLRLALGPDAVAAIRGKLAAVAADLDATAHLGLTTGIDTAN, encoded by the coding sequence ATGAGTGCAGAGAACGCCCCGCGCCGCTGGCTGATCACCGGAGCCAACAGTGGTTTCGGCGCGGCCTTCACGCAGGCGGTGCTCGATGCCGGTGACGAGGTGATCGCCGCCGTGCGACGGCCCGAGTCCATGGCGGAAGTTGTTGCCGCGCACCCCGATCGGGTGCAGGTTGTCACCCTGGACGTGCGCGATGCGACCGCCGCCGAACGCGCGGTGAAGGAGGCCGGACGGATCGATGTGCTGGTCAACAATGCCGGGTACGGAATTGTGGGCGCCATCGAGGAGGTCAGCGAGTCGGACCTGCGCGATGCCATGGAGGTCATGTTCCACGGCCCGCTGCGCCTGACCCAGCTGGTGCTGCCGCAGCTGCGCGAGCGCCGGGCCGGCGCGATCGTCCAGGTCACCAGCATGGGCGGATTCCTGTCCTTCCCCGGCGTCGGCATGTACAGCGCCGCCAAGGGTGCGCTGGAATTGGCCAGTGAGGCCCTGGCCGCCGAGGTGGCGCCGCTCGGAATCCAGGTGCTGATCGTCGAACCCGGCAACTTCCGCACCGGCTTCGCCAAACCGGCCGCACTGCGTATCAGCACCGGTCTCGCGGACTACGCCGAGACGGTCGGCGCGGTGCGGGACGGGCTGCCCGCCTCCGATCAGCAGCAGGAGGGTGATCCCGCCAAGGCCGCCGCCGCGGTCATAGCGACTGTCGGTCAGGCGAATCCGCCGCTGCGACTGGCACTGGGCCCGGATGCGGTGGCAGCGATTCGCGGCAAACTCGCCGCAGTCGCCGCGGACCTGGATGCCACCGCGCATCTCGGTCTCACCACCGGTATCGACACCGCGAACTGA
- a CDS encoding acyl-CoA synthetase yields the protein MASVLYSAQQRVAHTLEAVRALKSLRDKGITDPRKPMETLRTARESQVFGPPATAVRHAARVWPERPALADERGEMTYRELDEASNAVARGLQRLGVTPGTVIGLLARDHRGLLLSMVAAGKLGARVALMNTGFAKPQFAQVCEREHVKVVLHDSEFLGLLDALPPELPRVLSWVDEGTQLPDGATTLDALIAANAKAPLPTPKKPGGVVILTSGTTGLPKGAPRDKTSPLATVQVVDRIDFPSQGTMVIVSPIFHSTGLATWLVGTGLGNKVVLSRRFDAERTLRLIADHQADMLVAVPTMLHRMVELDPAVREKYEISSLKAIVVAGSALSPELSVRTAEVFGPVLYNLYGSTECAVATVARPEDLAIAPGTAGRSPTTCEVVLFDDDGTRIRAKNVTGRIFIRSGSPFKGYTDGRHKQIIDGYMSSGDVGHFDDRGLLFVDGRDDDMIVSGGENVFPQEVENLLLERPDIFDAAVVGVADVEFGKRLRAFVVPEPGEKPDPDEIKAYVKNNLARYKVPRDVIFLDDLPRNATGKLLRRVLVEYEAPANP from the coding sequence ATGGCCTCGGTTCTCTATTCGGCGCAGCAGCGTGTAGCGCACACCCTCGAGGCCGTCAGGGCTCTGAAATCCTTGCGGGACAAAGGTATTACCGATCCTCGCAAACCGATGGAGACCCTGCGCACCGCCCGCGAATCACAGGTGTTCGGACCGCCCGCCACCGCCGTCCGCCATGCCGCGCGGGTCTGGCCCGAGCGCCCGGCGCTGGCCGATGAGCGCGGTGAGATGACCTACCGGGAACTCGACGAGGCCTCCAATGCGGTGGCCCGCGGACTACAGCGACTGGGCGTCACCCCGGGCACCGTGATCGGCCTGCTCGCCCGCGATCACCGCGGCCTGCTGCTGTCCATGGTGGCGGCCGGCAAGCTCGGCGCCCGCGTGGCGCTGATGAACACCGGCTTCGCCAAACCGCAGTTCGCCCAGGTGTGTGAGCGCGAGCACGTGAAGGTCGTACTGCACGACAGCGAATTCCTCGGACTGCTGGATGCCCTGCCCCCGGAGCTGCCCCGCGTGCTCAGCTGGGTGGACGAGGGCACGCAATTGCCGGACGGCGCAACAACTCTCGACGCGCTGATCGCCGCCAATGCCAAGGCGCCGCTGCCGACGCCGAAGAAGCCGGGCGGCGTTGTCATTCTCACCAGCGGAACCACCGGCCTGCCCAAGGGCGCACCCCGCGACAAGACCTCTCCGCTGGCCACCGTGCAGGTCGTCGATCGCATCGACTTCCCGAGCCAGGGAACCATGGTCATCGTCTCGCCCATCTTCCACAGCACGGGTCTCGCGACCTGGCTGGTGGGCACCGGACTGGGCAACAAGGTGGTGCTCTCGCGGCGCTTCGACGCCGAGCGGACGCTGCGCCTGATCGCCGACCATCAGGCCGACATGCTGGTGGCGGTGCCGACCATGCTGCACCGCATGGTGGAACTGGATCCGGCCGTTCGCGAGAAGTACGAGATCTCCTCACTGAAGGCGATCGTGGTCGCGGGATCAGCGCTCTCACCCGAGCTGAGCGTGCGCACCGCCGAGGTCTTCGGGCCCGTCCTCTACAACCTGTACGGCTCCACCGAATGCGCGGTCGCGACGGTGGCGCGGCCGGAGGATCTGGCCATCGCGCCCGGCACCGCGGGCCGCTCCCCCACCACGTGCGAGGTGGTGCTTTTCGACGACGACGGCACCCGGATCCGCGCCAAGAACGTCACCGGCCGCATCTTCATCCGCTCCGGCTCGCCGTTCAAGGGCTACACCGACGGGCGGCACAAGCAGATCATCGACGGCTATATGTCCAGCGGCGATGTCGGCCACTTCGATGATCGCGGACTGCTTTTCGTCGACGGCCGCGATGACGACATGATCGTCTCCGGCGGTGAGAACGTCTTCCCGCAGGAGGTCGAGAACCTGCTGCTGGAGCGCCCCGACATCTTCGACGCGGCGGTGGTCGGCGTCGCGGATGTCGAGTTCGGAAAACGCCTGCGCGCCTTCGTAGTTCCCGAACCCGGCGAGAAGCCCGATCCCGATGAGATCAAGGCCTACGTCAAGAACAACCTCGCCCGCTACAAGGTCCCCCGCGACGTCATCTTCCTCGACGACCTCCCCCGCAATGCCACCGGCAAACTCCTGCGCCGCGTCCTCGTGGAATACGAAGCCCCGGCCAACCCCTGA
- a CDS encoding TetR/AcrR family transcriptional regulator translates to MTLTDDPGSRDRQRSKKAQSQRVTRGRAPRLSYDDWVDGALAMLAREGVGALRIPRLCEELGVTKGSFYWHFDDIDQLREAMADRWSAVQSETIRALGAVDSIPVESRIENMTAILVDARTWAVEASVREWARADPKVAAAVTALERRILEIVNKTMIDLGFDATQARIRAGAMVYLGIGLIHGRDTLPTPTPAEAKAVIELLTRP, encoded by the coding sequence GTGACGCTCACCGACGACCCCGGCAGCCGCGATCGGCAGCGGTCGAAGAAGGCGCAGAGCCAACGGGTCACCCGCGGGCGCGCACCACGACTGTCCTATGACGACTGGGTCGACGGCGCGCTGGCGATGCTCGCCCGTGAAGGTGTCGGCGCTCTCCGAATCCCGCGACTCTGTGAGGAACTCGGCGTCACCAAGGGCAGCTTCTACTGGCACTTCGACGATATCGACCAACTCCGCGAAGCTATGGCCGATCGCTGGAGCGCCGTACAGAGCGAGACCATCCGCGCCCTCGGCGCCGTCGATTCGATCCCCGTCGAAAGCCGAATCGAGAATATGACGGCCATCCTGGTCGACGCCCGAACCTGGGCCGTCGAAGCATCCGTCCGGGAATGGGCGCGCGCCGACCCCAAGGTCGCCGCCGCGGTCACCGCCCTCGAACGCCGAATCCTCGAGATCGTCAACAAAACCATGATCGACCTGGGCTTCGACGCCACCCAGGCCCGCATCCGCGCCGGCGCCATGGTCTACCTCGGCATCGGCCTGATCCACGGCCGCGACACCCTGCCGACCCCCACCCCCGCGGAAGCCAAAGCCGTCATCGAACTACTCACCAGACCCTGA
- a CDS encoding PepSY-associated TM helix domain-containing protein, with the protein MLRLHFYAGVFVAPFILIAAVTGALYAVAPTLETFTDSHLLHTDSTGPAKPLSQQVAAGTAALGQDLPLIAVAPAQGAGDTTRIIFSDPTLGDSQRRAVFIDPVTAQPLGDSVVYGSSGALPTRTWIDELHRDLHLGDFGRYYSEIAASWLWLIALAGLVLWFRRVRARRERRSAGWLVRPDRSRPRARTLNWHAVVGMWILPVLLLLSVTGMTWSKYAGEHVDKLRSEMSWTTPAVSATLPGSIGPAMPMGGEHADHMGGGMPAAAPTGNKAALVDTVFAVARANGLEGPLEISIPAADDTAFVAKELRRPGVLTTDSIAVNGSTGVVTDTLRYSDWPLMAKLTNWGIQFHMGLMFGLLNQLLLLAIMVGLLTVVVRGYLMWWRRRPTKEAGKVALGRAPRRGALRQTPLIVLVPFAVAAAIVGWFAPMIGIPLLGFLFVDALAGLAARRRAAA; encoded by the coding sequence ATGCTGCGGCTGCATTTCTATGCCGGTGTATTCGTCGCACCGTTCATCCTCATTGCCGCGGTGACCGGTGCGCTCTATGCGGTGGCTCCCACCCTGGAGACGTTCACCGACAGCCATCTGCTGCACACCGATTCGACCGGTCCGGCGAAACCGCTGTCGCAGCAGGTCGCCGCGGGTACGGCCGCGCTGGGCCAGGATCTGCCGCTGATCGCGGTCGCTCCGGCACAGGGCGCCGGCGATACCACCCGAATCATCTTCAGCGATCCGACGCTGGGTGATTCGCAGCGTCGCGCCGTATTCATCGATCCGGTCACCGCGCAGCCGCTCGGCGACAGTGTCGTGTACGGCAGTTCCGGGGCGCTGCCGACCCGCACCTGGATCGATGAGCTGCACCGGGATCTGCATCTCGGGGACTTCGGGCGCTACTACAGCGAGATCGCCGCATCGTGGTTGTGGCTGATCGCGCTGGCCGGTCTGGTGCTGTGGTTCCGGCGGGTGCGCGCCCGCCGGGAACGCCGTTCCGCGGGCTGGCTGGTGCGGCCGGATCGCTCCCGGCCGCGTGCCCGCACTCTGAATTGGCATGCGGTCGTGGGTATGTGGATCCTGCCGGTGCTCCTGCTGCTGTCGGTCACCGGTATGACCTGGTCCAAGTACGCGGGTGAGCATGTCGACAAGCTGCGCTCGGAAATGAGCTGGACGACGCCCGCGGTCAGCGCGACGCTGCCCGGGTCCATCGGTCCGGCCATGCCCATGGGCGGCGAGCACGCCGATCACATGGGTGGCGGCATGCCCGCCGCCGCACCGACGGGAAATAAGGCCGCGCTGGTCGACACCGTTTTCGCGGTGGCTCGCGCCAATGGTCTGGAAGGCCCGCTGGAGATCAGCATTCCGGCCGCGGACGACACCGCCTTCGTCGCGAAGGAGTTGCGCCGCCCGGGCGTGCTGACCACGGATTCGATTGCGGTGAACGGCAGTACGGGCGTGGTCACCGACACGCTGCGGTATTCGGACTGGCCGCTCATGGCGAAGCTGACCAACTGGGGCATCCAGTTCCATATGGGTCTGATGTTCGGCCTGCTCAATCAGCTTCTGCTGCTGGCGATCATGGTCGGGCTGCTCACCGTGGTGGTGCGCGGCTACCTCATGTGGTGGCGGCGGCGTCCGACCAAGGAGGCGGGCAAGGTCGCACTGGGCCGCGCCCCGCGCCGCGGTGCGCTGCGGCAGACGCCGCTGATCGTCCTGGTTCCATTCGCGGTGGCAGCCGCGATAGTGGGCTGGTTCGCGCCCATGATCGGGATTCCGCTGCTCGGATTCCTGTTCGTGGATGCGCTGGCAGGGCTGGCAGCCCGCCGCCGCGCGGCCGCCTAA
- a CDS encoding helix-turn-helix transcriptional regulator, which yields MTEALTNPRRSPRALPQGEALSAEDHRRLIGVLESVDHAADLPEFRERLLHALQNWFGFAGVAVLHGNTLTAAMFEGCGVQSGYTREFMAEYNTRWMDRDPLRGPRAAEIILARGVARLDDIEPDSPFVSEFLRPTGINDKAVMVVDGGSAGLLFVGMAVVDAPRVSDRDVAVLQALRRHLAPLVIEQLERDRDRRAAHANWQLTPREWEVADLAAQGLTNRQIAERLFIGVDTVKKHLTRVLAETSCASRTQLAVRFAAA from the coding sequence GTGACAGAGGCACTGACGAATCCGCGCCGCAGCCCGCGTGCGCTGCCGCAGGGTGAAGCGCTGTCGGCGGAGGATCACCGGCGGTTGATCGGCGTCCTGGAATCGGTGGATCACGCGGCCGATCTGCCCGAGTTCCGGGAGCGGCTGCTGCACGCCCTGCAGAACTGGTTCGGTTTCGCCGGAGTCGCAGTGCTGCACGGTAATACGCTCACCGCGGCGATGTTCGAAGGCTGTGGCGTGCAGAGCGGATATACGCGGGAGTTCATGGCGGAGTACAACACGCGCTGGATGGACCGCGATCCGCTGCGCGGTCCGCGGGCCGCCGAGATCATTCTGGCCCGGGGTGTGGCGCGCCTCGACGACATCGAACCCGATTCGCCGTTCGTCTCGGAGTTCTTGCGGCCCACGGGGATCAATGACAAGGCCGTGATGGTCGTGGACGGTGGTTCCGCCGGATTGCTGTTCGTCGGCATGGCGGTGGTCGACGCTCCCCGGGTTTCCGACCGCGACGTAGCCGTCCTGCAGGCGCTGCGCCGACATCTCGCGCCGCTGGTGATCGAGCAGCTCGAACGCGATCGCGACCGGCGTGCCGCACACGCGAATTGGCAACTGACACCGCGGGAATGGGAGGTCGCCGATCTCGCTGCACAGGGTCTCACCAATCGCCAGATCGCCGAGCGGCTCTTCATCGGGGTCGACACCGTCAAGAAGCATCTGACCCGGGTGCTGGCGGAAACCTCGTGCGCCAGCCGCACTCAGCTCGCGGTCCGGTTCGCCGCTGCCTGA